The proteins below come from a single Miscanthus floridulus cultivar M001 chromosome 1, ASM1932011v1, whole genome shotgun sequence genomic window:
- the LOC136450912 gene encoding mitogen-activated protein kinase kinase kinase 1-like isoform X2, whose product MFSWGRKQSSSSGSPSSSPSSSSRRRGGADASMDSSSRGGGGSGSGSRGRSPRLDRRNAVKRIEYEAGAGASASVGASWSSSSSAEQQQRSPGFRPSRSLDLAPGADLRISGSVEGEVDELCRSLGLSGPEDFAVPVAAWEARKSRSNSDLLPRSRLDPSTPADEPSPIARAVSAPDVPPTRSVPAPIPEESLHSSSASTATDSAEEPSAAAPEESPKAAPAVAIVAPAGDLPLPSPRRGGGEVGIRGARPPLLSPPPPIGALAPPPVRRSFVDDYMTGSAWDIVQSFAPREQGSELGERVDTRCNSDTEEENEVEDGVAAVEGELKELRIGETFEGFTGTSSLSTTNDDDASSTTTEAMFIISPNGKFKRKIKSWMRGALLGSGSFGMVYEGISDEGAFFAVKEVSLLDQGSNAQQSIVALEQEIALLSQFEHENIVQYYGTDKEESKLYIFIELVTQGSLSSLYQKYKLRESQVSAYTRQILNGLVYLHERNVVHRDIKCANILVHANGSVKLADFGLAKEMSKINMLRSCKGSVYWMAPEVINPKKMYGPSADIWSLGCTVLEMLTRQIPFPNVEWTNAFFMIGRGEQPTIPNYLSKEAQDFIGQCVRVDPESRPSASQLLEHPFVNRPLRASFESSSPPAIRL is encoded by the exons ATGTTCTCGTGGGGCCGTAAgcagtcctcctcctccggctcgccctcgtcgtcgccctcctcctccagccgccgccgcggcggggcGGACGCCTCCATGGACTCCagcagccgcggcggcggcgggagcgggagcgggagccgCGGACGGAGCCCGCGGTTGGATCGCCGCAACGCGGTGAAGCGCATCGAGTACGAGGCGGGCGCGGGGGCGTCCGCGTCGGTGGGCGCGTCGTGGTCATCCTCGTCCTCCGCGGAGCAGCAGCAGCGTTCGCCGGGGTTCCGGCCCTCGCGCTCCCTAGACCTTGCCCCCGGCGCGGACCTCCGCATCAGCGGGAGCGTGGAGGGGGAGGTCGACGAGCTCTGCCGCAGCCTGGGGCTCTCGGGGCCCGAGGATTTCGCCGTCCCCGTCGCCGCCTGGGAGGCGCGCAAGTCGCGGTCTAACTCCGACCTCCTCCCGCGCTCCCGCCTCGACCCGTCCACACCCGCCGATGAACCCTCGCCAATTGCGCGCGCGGTCTCGGCGCCCGATGTTCCGCCGACTCGCTCCGTCCCTGCCCCCATTCCTGAGGAGTCACTCCACTCTTCGTCCGCTTCCACCGCCACCGACTCGGCGGAGGAGCCTTCCGCTGCGGCGCCCGAGGAGTCACCTAAGGCTGCCCCTGCCGTTGCTATTGTGGCTCCCGCCGGGGATTTGCCCCTGCCTTCGCCAAGGAGGGGAGGCGGGGAGGTAGGGATACGGGGTGCACGGCCGCCTTTACTCTCCCCGCCTCCGCCAATTGGTGCACTCGCTCCTCCGCCGGTGAGGAGGTCCTTCGTTGACGATTACATGACTGGGTCCGCTTGGGACATTGTGCAGTCGTTTGCTCCCAGGGAACAGGGAAGTGAACTGGGAGAACGTGTGGACACTCGTTGCAATTCGGACACAGAGGAAGAGAATGAGGTTGAGGATGGGGTGGCAGCAGTGGAGGGCGAGCTGAAAGAGTTGAGGATAGGGGAGACCTTCGAGGGGTTCACTGGAACTTCTTCATTGTCGACGACGAATGATGATGACGCGTCCAGTACAACCACGGAGGCCATGTTCATCATATCACCGAATGGCAAGTTCAAGCGGAAGATCAAGTCATGGATGCGTGGTGCTCTTCTGGGAAGCGGCTCATTTGGGATGGTGTACGAGGGGATCAGTGA TGAGGGTGCGTTCTTTGCTGTGAAGGAAGTATCTTTGCTTGACCAAGGAAGCAACGCACAACAATCTATtgttgcacttgagcag GAAATTGCACTCCTCAGTCAGTTTGAACATGAAAATATAGTCCAGTATTATGGAACTGACAAG GAAGAATCCAAACTCTATATTTTTATTGAGCTTGTCACACAAGGATCTCTTTCATCCCTCTATCAAAAGTATAAACTACGAGAATCGCAAGTCTCTGCATACACAAGGCAGATTCTTAATGGATTGGTTTACCTCCATGAGAGAAATGTGGTCCACAG AGATATCAAATGCGCCAATATATTGGTGCATGCAAATGGATCTGTAAAGCTTGCAGATTTTGGATTGGCAAAGGAG ATGTCAAAAATTAATATGCTAAGGTCATGCAAAGGAAGTGTTTACTGGATGGCACCTGAG GTTATTAATCCTAAAAAGATGTATGGGCCTTCAGCTGATATATGGAGCCTTGGCTGCACCGTGTTGGAAATGCTAACCCGGCAAATACCATTTCCTAATGTCGAGTGG ACAAATGCTTTCTTCATGATTGGAAGAGGGGAACAGCCTACTATTCCCAACTATCTGTCGAAGGAGGCACAAGATTTCATTGGCCAGTGTGTAAGAGTTGATCCTGAGAGCCGACCTTCTGCATCACAACTTTTGGAGCACCCATTTGTTAACAGACCACTGCGAGCTTCATTTGAATCTTCGTCTCCCCCGGCCATCAGACTATAG
- the LOC136450912 gene encoding mitogen-activated protein kinase kinase kinase 1-like isoform X1, translating to MFSWGRKQSSSSGSPSSSPSSSSRRRGGADASMDSSSRGGGGSGSGSRGRSPRLDRRNAVKRIEYEAGAGASASVGASWSSSSSAEQQQRSPGFRPSRSLDLAPGADLRISGSVEGEVDELCRSLGLSGPEDFAVPVAAWEARKSRSNSDLLPRSRLDPSTPADEPSPIARAVSAPDVPPTRSVPAPIPEESLHSSSASTATDSAEEPSAAAPEESPKAAPAVAIVAPAGDLPLPSPRRGGGEVGIRGARPPLLSPPPPIGALAPPPVRRSFVDDYMTGSAWDIVQSFAPREQGSELGERVDTRCNSDTEEENEVEDGVAAVEGELKELRIGETFEGFTGTSSLSTTNDDDASSTTTEAMFIISPNGKFKRKIKSWMRGALLGSGSFGMVYEGISDEGAFFAVKEVSLLDQGSNAQQSIVALEQEIALLSQFEHENIVQYYGTDKEESKLYIFIELVTQGSLSSLYQKYKLRESQVSAYTRQILNGLVYLHERNVVHRDIKCANILVHANGSVKLADFGLAKEFQMSKINMLRSCKGSVYWMAPEVINPKKMYGPSADIWSLGCTVLEMLTRQIPFPNVEWTNAFFMIGRGEQPTIPNYLSKEAQDFIGQCVRVDPESRPSASQLLEHPFVNRPLRASFESSSPPAIRL from the exons ATGTTCTCGTGGGGCCGTAAgcagtcctcctcctccggctcgccctcgtcgtcgccctcctcctccagccgccgccgcggcggggcGGACGCCTCCATGGACTCCagcagccgcggcggcggcgggagcgggagcgggagccgCGGACGGAGCCCGCGGTTGGATCGCCGCAACGCGGTGAAGCGCATCGAGTACGAGGCGGGCGCGGGGGCGTCCGCGTCGGTGGGCGCGTCGTGGTCATCCTCGTCCTCCGCGGAGCAGCAGCAGCGTTCGCCGGGGTTCCGGCCCTCGCGCTCCCTAGACCTTGCCCCCGGCGCGGACCTCCGCATCAGCGGGAGCGTGGAGGGGGAGGTCGACGAGCTCTGCCGCAGCCTGGGGCTCTCGGGGCCCGAGGATTTCGCCGTCCCCGTCGCCGCCTGGGAGGCGCGCAAGTCGCGGTCTAACTCCGACCTCCTCCCGCGCTCCCGCCTCGACCCGTCCACACCCGCCGATGAACCCTCGCCAATTGCGCGCGCGGTCTCGGCGCCCGATGTTCCGCCGACTCGCTCCGTCCCTGCCCCCATTCCTGAGGAGTCACTCCACTCTTCGTCCGCTTCCACCGCCACCGACTCGGCGGAGGAGCCTTCCGCTGCGGCGCCCGAGGAGTCACCTAAGGCTGCCCCTGCCGTTGCTATTGTGGCTCCCGCCGGGGATTTGCCCCTGCCTTCGCCAAGGAGGGGAGGCGGGGAGGTAGGGATACGGGGTGCACGGCCGCCTTTACTCTCCCCGCCTCCGCCAATTGGTGCACTCGCTCCTCCGCCGGTGAGGAGGTCCTTCGTTGACGATTACATGACTGGGTCCGCTTGGGACATTGTGCAGTCGTTTGCTCCCAGGGAACAGGGAAGTGAACTGGGAGAACGTGTGGACACTCGTTGCAATTCGGACACAGAGGAAGAGAATGAGGTTGAGGATGGGGTGGCAGCAGTGGAGGGCGAGCTGAAAGAGTTGAGGATAGGGGAGACCTTCGAGGGGTTCACTGGAACTTCTTCATTGTCGACGACGAATGATGATGACGCGTCCAGTACAACCACGGAGGCCATGTTCATCATATCACCGAATGGCAAGTTCAAGCGGAAGATCAAGTCATGGATGCGTGGTGCTCTTCTGGGAAGCGGCTCATTTGGGATGGTGTACGAGGGGATCAGTGA TGAGGGTGCGTTCTTTGCTGTGAAGGAAGTATCTTTGCTTGACCAAGGAAGCAACGCACAACAATCTATtgttgcacttgagcag GAAATTGCACTCCTCAGTCAGTTTGAACATGAAAATATAGTCCAGTATTATGGAACTGACAAG GAAGAATCCAAACTCTATATTTTTATTGAGCTTGTCACACAAGGATCTCTTTCATCCCTCTATCAAAAGTATAAACTACGAGAATCGCAAGTCTCTGCATACACAAGGCAGATTCTTAATGGATTGGTTTACCTCCATGAGAGAAATGTGGTCCACAG AGATATCAAATGCGCCAATATATTGGTGCATGCAAATGGATCTGTAAAGCTTGCAGATTTTGGATTGGCAAAGGAG TTTCAGATGTCAAAAATTAATATGCTAAGGTCATGCAAAGGAAGTGTTTACTGGATGGCACCTGAG GTTATTAATCCTAAAAAGATGTATGGGCCTTCAGCTGATATATGGAGCCTTGGCTGCACCGTGTTGGAAATGCTAACCCGGCAAATACCATTTCCTAATGTCGAGTGG ACAAATGCTTTCTTCATGATTGGAAGAGGGGAACAGCCTACTATTCCCAACTATCTGTCGAAGGAGGCACAAGATTTCATTGGCCAGTGTGTAAGAGTTGATCCTGAGAGCCGACCTTCTGCATCACAACTTTTGGAGCACCCATTTGTTAACAGACCACTGCGAGCTTCATTTGAATCTTCGTCTCCCCCGGCCATCAGACTATAG
- the LOC136451092 gene encoding protein OPAQUE10-like isoform X2, whose product MSLHAARGGPHEDLSWSVMGRRPPRDVTFGDREGGGGMRRAQQGAVRVDEASSASTFRELDEAFLQTKTKIWLGEVLHVRFDEDTLVADLLADGELLFQVSKIIWKRLLKKNREQLKQSKVYIFERLSFGRSSGKYMPYSKVDSFLKICQILGLAGIDLFTPSDVVEKRNVRKVCMCIRSVSKKSHIMHLNVPDFDIVTYTISMPNYVVGGICRSLEQPQYSSSSSSGYSPRAGSKALQQQIIFGGQNDQHEDTHYDSDEAESKLSLLEPEDSVDEDNFAAVLSQFSDAPNEESEGYGESGHDKHEEKSLAESVGSLDIGIIDSEFMDSSPLIHNKQSCSTHSATDQCSRTRVAKCSLSSEESDSTSSHLAFDSGKNYLELNNHSDTDSERIYDGHAKSLDHYIQGNGDTLADHPKKEEADLQKETGTIVQHCDALACDRESVCSSCEEPRYGLNGEPSDLSSEAYSGLTPTHNTGGKLPMVSEHPVNNIEPNMTRVTSDSTYRELNPEVSTRNEMDGSESTDKPVESEDIAQDSITRRPEDDVPKSGKGVLKSVAGGITLVGAMFFMTHLSATLLQKKQGEKLCDSYTISFRKISSEQLKGQEHGQRKCP is encoded by the exons ATGAGCTTGCACGCCGCCCGCGGCGGGCCGCACGAGGATCTGAGCTGGAGCGTCATGGGGCGGCGGCCACCCCGTGACGTGACATTCGGTGatcgagaaggaggaggagggatGAGGAGGGCGCAGCAGGGGGCGGTGCGGGTGGATGAGGCGTCGTCCGCGTCCACCTTCCGTGAGCTCGACGAGGCCTTCCTGCAG ACAAAAACAAAAATCTGGCTTGGAGAAGTTCTTCATGTTAGGTTTGATGAAGACACTTTAGTTGCTGATCTTCTTGCTGACGGAGAATTACT GTTTCAAGTTTCCAAGATAATATGGAAAAGGTTACTGAAAAAGAACAGAGAACAATTGAAACAATCAAAAGTTTATATTTTTGAGAGACTATCCTTCGGTAGGAGCAGTGGAAAATACATGCCCTATTCAAAAGTTGACTCCTTTCTAAAG ATATGTCAAATCCTTGGGCTAGCTGGAATTGATCTGTTTACCCCTTCTGATGTGGTCGAAAAAAGAAATGTTCGGAAAGTCTGTATGTGCATACGATCGGTGTCTAAAAAGTCTCACATCATGCACCTAAAT GTGCCTGATTTTGATATAGTCACCTACACAATATCCATGCCAAACTATGTTGTTGGAGGTATTTGTAGAAGTCTGGAGCAGCCACAATACAGCTCATCCAGTTCAAGTGGATACAGTCCACGTGCCGGTTCTAAAGCACTACAGCAGCAG ATAATATTTGGAGGGCAGAACGACCAGCACGAGGACACACATTATGACTCTGATGAAGCAGAAAGCAAACTCTCTCTTCTAGAACCTGAGGACTCAGTTGATGAAGATAATTTTGCAGCCGTGCTTTCACAATTTAGCGATGCCCCCAACGAAGAAAGTGAAGGCTATGGAGAAAGTGGACATGACAAGCATGAAGAAAAATCTCTAGCTGAATCAGTGGGATCACTTGACATTGGCATTATTGATTCTGAGTTCATGGATTCAAGTCCTCTAATTCATAATAAACAATCATGTTCTACTCATTCTGCAACTGATCAATGTTCAAGGACTAGAGTGGCTAAATGTTCATTAAGTTCAGAAGAGTCAGATTCCACAAGCAGTCATTTGGCGTTTGACAGTGGCAAGAATTATTTGGAGTTGAACAATCATTCTGACACAGATTCGGAAAGGATTTACGATGGACATGCCAAGTCTCTAGATCATTATATTCAGGGAAATGGGGATACATTAGCTGATCATCCAAAAAAAGAGGAAGCTGACCTCCAAAAGGAGACTGGCACCATAGTTCAACATTGTGATGCCCTTGCTTGTGATAGGGAGTCTGTGTGTTCAAGTTGTGAAGAACCGAGATATGGATTAAATGGCGAGCCATCAGACTTGAGCTCAGAAGCATACTCAGGACTGACCCCAACACATAATACAGGCGGCAAATTGCCGATGGTTTCCGAACATCCAGTGAATAATATAGAGCCAAATATGACTAGGGTGACAAGTGATAGCACGTACCGGGAGCTGAATCCTGAAGTCAGCACTAGGAATGAAATG GACGGTTCCGAATCCACTGATAAACCAGTGGAATCAGAAGATATAGCTCAGGATAGCATCACTCGAAGGCCTGAAGATGATGTCCCCAAATCAGGGAAAGGGGTTCTGAAGTCAGTTGCTGGAGGAATTACCCTTGTTGGCGCAATGTTCTTCATGACCCATCTCAG TGCCACACTGCTGCAGAAGAAGCAAGGAGAGAAGCTTTGCGACAGTTATACCATCTCTTTCAGAAAAATCAGTTCGGAACAACTCAAGGGCCAAGAACATGGACAAAGAAAATGTCCCTGA
- the LOC136451092 gene encoding protein OPAQUE10-like isoform X3, with translation MSLHAARGGPHEDLSWSVMGRRPPRDVTFGDREGGGGMRRAQQGAVRVDEASSASTFRELDEAFLQTKTKIWLGEVLHVRFDEDTLVADLLADGELLFQVSKIIWKRLLKKNREQLKQSKVYIFERLSFGRSSGKYMPYSKVDSFLKVPDFDIVTYTISMPNYVVGGICRSLEQPQYSSSSSSGYSPRAGSKALQQQIIFGGQNDQHEDTHYDSDEAESKLSLLEPEDSVDEDNFAAVLSQFSDAPNEESEGYGESGHDKHEEKSLAESVGSLDIGIIDSEFMDSSPLIHNKQSCSTHSATDQCSRTRVAKCSLSSEESDSTSSHLAFDSGKNYLELNNHSDTDSERIYDGHAKSLDHYIQGNGDTLADHPKKEEADLQKETGTIVQHCDALACDRESVCSSCEEPRYGLNGEPSDLSSEAYSGLTPTHNTGGKLPMVSEHPVNNIEPNMTRVTSDSTYRELNPEVSTRNEMDGSESTDKPVESEDIAQDSITRRPEDDVPKSGKGVLKSVAGGITLVGAMFFMTHLRRSKERSFATVIPSLSEKSVRNNSRAKNMDKENVPDVYPGGWLKV, from the exons ATGAGCTTGCACGCCGCCCGCGGCGGGCCGCACGAGGATCTGAGCTGGAGCGTCATGGGGCGGCGGCCACCCCGTGACGTGACATTCGGTGatcgagaaggaggaggagggatGAGGAGGGCGCAGCAGGGGGCGGTGCGGGTGGATGAGGCGTCGTCCGCGTCCACCTTCCGTGAGCTCGACGAGGCCTTCCTGCAG ACAAAAACAAAAATCTGGCTTGGAGAAGTTCTTCATGTTAGGTTTGATGAAGACACTTTAGTTGCTGATCTTCTTGCTGACGGAGAATTACT GTTTCAAGTTTCCAAGATAATATGGAAAAGGTTACTGAAAAAGAACAGAGAACAATTGAAACAATCAAAAGTTTATATTTTTGAGAGACTATCCTTCGGTAGGAGCAGTGGAAAATACATGCCCTATTCAAAAGTTGACTCCTTTCTAAAG GTGCCTGATTTTGATATAGTCACCTACACAATATCCATGCCAAACTATGTTGTTGGAGGTATTTGTAGAAGTCTGGAGCAGCCACAATACAGCTCATCCAGTTCAAGTGGATACAGTCCACGTGCCGGTTCTAAAGCACTACAGCAGCAG ATAATATTTGGAGGGCAGAACGACCAGCACGAGGACACACATTATGACTCTGATGAAGCAGAAAGCAAACTCTCTCTTCTAGAACCTGAGGACTCAGTTGATGAAGATAATTTTGCAGCCGTGCTTTCACAATTTAGCGATGCCCCCAACGAAGAAAGTGAAGGCTATGGAGAAAGTGGACATGACAAGCATGAAGAAAAATCTCTAGCTGAATCAGTGGGATCACTTGACATTGGCATTATTGATTCTGAGTTCATGGATTCAAGTCCTCTAATTCATAATAAACAATCATGTTCTACTCATTCTGCAACTGATCAATGTTCAAGGACTAGAGTGGCTAAATGTTCATTAAGTTCAGAAGAGTCAGATTCCACAAGCAGTCATTTGGCGTTTGACAGTGGCAAGAATTATTTGGAGTTGAACAATCATTCTGACACAGATTCGGAAAGGATTTACGATGGACATGCCAAGTCTCTAGATCATTATATTCAGGGAAATGGGGATACATTAGCTGATCATCCAAAAAAAGAGGAAGCTGACCTCCAAAAGGAGACTGGCACCATAGTTCAACATTGTGATGCCCTTGCTTGTGATAGGGAGTCTGTGTGTTCAAGTTGTGAAGAACCGAGATATGGATTAAATGGCGAGCCATCAGACTTGAGCTCAGAAGCATACTCAGGACTGACCCCAACACATAATACAGGCGGCAAATTGCCGATGGTTTCCGAACATCCAGTGAATAATATAGAGCCAAATATGACTAGGGTGACAAGTGATAGCACGTACCGGGAGCTGAATCCTGAAGTCAGCACTAGGAATGAAATG GACGGTTCCGAATCCACTGATAAACCAGTGGAATCAGAAGATATAGCTCAGGATAGCATCACTCGAAGGCCTGAAGATGATGTCCCCAAATCAGGGAAAGGGGTTCTGAAGTCAGTTGCTGGAGGAATTACCCTTGTTGGCGCAATGTTCTTCATGACCCATCTCAG AAGAAGCAAGGAGAGAAGCTTTGCGACAGTTATACCATCTCTTTCAGAAAAATCAGTTCGGAACAACTCAAGGGCCAAGAACATGGACAAAGAAAATGTCCCTGATGTGTACCCCGGGGGATGGTTGAAGGTTTAA
- the LOC136451092 gene encoding protein OPAQUE10-like isoform X1, protein MSLHAARGGPHEDLSWSVMGRRPPRDVTFGDREGGGGMRRAQQGAVRVDEASSASTFRELDEAFLQTKTKIWLGEVLHVRFDEDTLVADLLADGELLFQVSKIIWKRLLKKNREQLKQSKVYIFERLSFGRSSGKYMPYSKVDSFLKICQILGLAGIDLFTPSDVVEKRNVRKVCMCIRSVSKKSHIMHLNVPDFDIVTYTISMPNYVVGGICRSLEQPQYSSSSSSGYSPRAGSKALQQQIIFGGQNDQHEDTHYDSDEAESKLSLLEPEDSVDEDNFAAVLSQFSDAPNEESEGYGESGHDKHEEKSLAESVGSLDIGIIDSEFMDSSPLIHNKQSCSTHSATDQCSRTRVAKCSLSSEESDSTSSHLAFDSGKNYLELNNHSDTDSERIYDGHAKSLDHYIQGNGDTLADHPKKEEADLQKETGTIVQHCDALACDRESVCSSCEEPRYGLNGEPSDLSSEAYSGLTPTHNTGGKLPMVSEHPVNNIEPNMTRVTSDSTYRELNPEVSTRNEMDGSESTDKPVESEDIAQDSITRRPEDDVPKSGKGVLKSVAGGITLVGAMFFMTHLRRSKERSFATVIPSLSEKSVRNNSRAKNMDKENVPDVYPGGWLKV, encoded by the exons ATGAGCTTGCACGCCGCCCGCGGCGGGCCGCACGAGGATCTGAGCTGGAGCGTCATGGGGCGGCGGCCACCCCGTGACGTGACATTCGGTGatcgagaaggaggaggagggatGAGGAGGGCGCAGCAGGGGGCGGTGCGGGTGGATGAGGCGTCGTCCGCGTCCACCTTCCGTGAGCTCGACGAGGCCTTCCTGCAG ACAAAAACAAAAATCTGGCTTGGAGAAGTTCTTCATGTTAGGTTTGATGAAGACACTTTAGTTGCTGATCTTCTTGCTGACGGAGAATTACT GTTTCAAGTTTCCAAGATAATATGGAAAAGGTTACTGAAAAAGAACAGAGAACAATTGAAACAATCAAAAGTTTATATTTTTGAGAGACTATCCTTCGGTAGGAGCAGTGGAAAATACATGCCCTATTCAAAAGTTGACTCCTTTCTAAAG ATATGTCAAATCCTTGGGCTAGCTGGAATTGATCTGTTTACCCCTTCTGATGTGGTCGAAAAAAGAAATGTTCGGAAAGTCTGTATGTGCATACGATCGGTGTCTAAAAAGTCTCACATCATGCACCTAAAT GTGCCTGATTTTGATATAGTCACCTACACAATATCCATGCCAAACTATGTTGTTGGAGGTATTTGTAGAAGTCTGGAGCAGCCACAATACAGCTCATCCAGTTCAAGTGGATACAGTCCACGTGCCGGTTCTAAAGCACTACAGCAGCAG ATAATATTTGGAGGGCAGAACGACCAGCACGAGGACACACATTATGACTCTGATGAAGCAGAAAGCAAACTCTCTCTTCTAGAACCTGAGGACTCAGTTGATGAAGATAATTTTGCAGCCGTGCTTTCACAATTTAGCGATGCCCCCAACGAAGAAAGTGAAGGCTATGGAGAAAGTGGACATGACAAGCATGAAGAAAAATCTCTAGCTGAATCAGTGGGATCACTTGACATTGGCATTATTGATTCTGAGTTCATGGATTCAAGTCCTCTAATTCATAATAAACAATCATGTTCTACTCATTCTGCAACTGATCAATGTTCAAGGACTAGAGTGGCTAAATGTTCATTAAGTTCAGAAGAGTCAGATTCCACAAGCAGTCATTTGGCGTTTGACAGTGGCAAGAATTATTTGGAGTTGAACAATCATTCTGACACAGATTCGGAAAGGATTTACGATGGACATGCCAAGTCTCTAGATCATTATATTCAGGGAAATGGGGATACATTAGCTGATCATCCAAAAAAAGAGGAAGCTGACCTCCAAAAGGAGACTGGCACCATAGTTCAACATTGTGATGCCCTTGCTTGTGATAGGGAGTCTGTGTGTTCAAGTTGTGAAGAACCGAGATATGGATTAAATGGCGAGCCATCAGACTTGAGCTCAGAAGCATACTCAGGACTGACCCCAACACATAATACAGGCGGCAAATTGCCGATGGTTTCCGAACATCCAGTGAATAATATAGAGCCAAATATGACTAGGGTGACAAGTGATAGCACGTACCGGGAGCTGAATCCTGAAGTCAGCACTAGGAATGAAATG GACGGTTCCGAATCCACTGATAAACCAGTGGAATCAGAAGATATAGCTCAGGATAGCATCACTCGAAGGCCTGAAGATGATGTCCCCAAATCAGGGAAAGGGGTTCTGAAGTCAGTTGCTGGAGGAATTACCCTTGTTGGCGCAATGTTCTTCATGACCCATCTCAG AAGAAGCAAGGAGAGAAGCTTTGCGACAGTTATACCATCTCTTTCAGAAAAATCAGTTCGGAACAACTCAAGGGCCAAGAACATGGACAAAGAAAATGTCCCTGATGTGTACCCCGGGGGATGGTTGAAGGTTTAA